In one window of Macadamia integrifolia cultivar HAES 741 chromosome 2, SCU_Mint_v3, whole genome shotgun sequence DNA:
- the LOC122058063 gene encoding PRA1 family protein F3-like — translation MTTTYGTIPSESLGTSRGEFISRAKERIKSGLGPARQWREMLHRHAVGVPTSAGDAFSRARTNFGYFRMNYAIIVLLIVFLSLLWHPISLIVFVVMMAIWLYLYFLRDEPWVIFGRTIDDRVVLVLLSIFTLIALFLTRATLNIVVSLLIGLVVILIHSVFRKTDDLFQDEEAMSSGGDGVTRPLTEPSSSS, via the coding sequence ATGACGACGACCTACGGGACGATACCATCAGAGTCGTTAGGGACTTCGAGGGGGGAATTCATATCCAGAGCCAAAGAACGGATCAAATCGGGGCTGGGTCCTGCACGACAATGGAGGGAGATGCTCCACCGCCATGCCGTCGGCGTCCCTACTAGCGCCGGCGATGCTTTCAGCCGTGCCAGAACAAATTTCGGCTACTTCCGGATGAACTACGCCATTATAGTACTCTTGATTGTCTTCCTCAGCTTACTGTGGCACCCCATTTCGCTCATAGTGTTTGTAGTGATGATGGCTATTTGGTTGTACCTCTACTTCCTCCGGGATGAGCCGTGGGTGATATTTGGGAGAACCATTGATGACCGGGTGGTGTTGGTCCTCTTATCGATCTTCACTCTTATTGCCCTTTTCCTCACCCGTGCCACTCTCAACATTGTAGTCTCGTTGTTGATAGGGTTGGTGGTGATCTTGATCCACTCGGTCTTCAGGAAGACTGATGATCTGTTTCAGGATGAAGAGGCTATGAGTTCAGGTGGGGATGGCGTCACGCGTCCTCTCACTGagccttcttcctcttcatag
- the LOC122090406 gene encoding plant intracellular Ras-group-related LRR protein 1-like produces the protein MDPSPTSFPILSYVMSRITSGLSEPSSGTGSGSESTSVHIDIEQPPLPLMEEMPHLKNPQLLAAMTKAVAEVAQTRSVLKALGERPDHEAVDLAKAKISEIEFDLTKQLEEIVLVPRPEDLDRLDWRTQLAKKEDQTRQAAEKEKEGYKAVVKLDEMHEAYEKLLRDAEEKLVSIYRSATLETEDGAGEGDETPPLDEEANEEVIKILQEASGKELDRIDLKGRLLRFLPEEFGKIRGLVALNLSSNQLEVIPDSIGGLEKLEELNLSNNLLVSLPDSIGLLINLKILNVSANKLSALPDSISHCRSLVELDASFNSLGYLPTNMGYELVNLQRLSVHLNKLRSVPTSICEMKSLRQLDVHFNELRGLPQAIGRLTNLEILNLSNNFSDLTELPETFGDLINLSELDLSNNQIHALPDTFGQLAKLTKLNLEMNPLVLPPAEVVNKGIDAVKVFMAKRKLDMLLEEEHRSAEEANNQGQNGWLTRSTSWLNNFVTGYFVAGTSSPRDPYLDQQL, from the exons ATGGATCCATCACCTACGAGCTTCCCAATCCTCTCCTATGTCATGTCTCGCATCACCTCTGGCCTGTCGGAGCCCTCCTCCGGCACTGGGTCTGGCTCTGAATCTACCTCCGTCCACATTGACATCGAACAACCACCGCTGCCGTTGATGGAGGAGATGCCTCATTTGAAGAACCCACAGCTACTGGCCGCCATGACCAAAGCCGTGGCCGAGGTCGCTCAGACCAGATCGGTTCTCAAGGCCCTTGGCGAACGTCCCGACCACGAGGCTGTCGACCTCGCCAAGGCGAAGATCTCCGAAATCGAGTTCGATCTCACCAAGCAGCTTGAAGAGATCGTTCTTGTCCCTCGTCCCGAGGATTTAGATCGCCTGGACTGGAGGACTCAGCTGGCGAAGAAGGAGGATCAAACCAGACAGGCCgctgagaaggagaaggaagggtACAAGGCTGTGGTGAAATTGGATGAGATGCACGAGGCTTACGAGAAGCTCTTGAGGGATGCGGAGGAGAAGTTGGTTAGTATATATCGCTCCGCCACTCTCGAAACGGAGGATGGAGCGGGCGAGGGGGATGAGACGCCGCCTCTTGATGAAGAGGCGAATGAGGAAGTTATTAAAATCTTGCAAGAGGCGTCAGGCAAGGAATTGGATAGGATTGATCTTAAGGGGCGTCTATTGAGGTTTCTCCCTGAGGAATTTGGAAAAATTCGGGGCTTGGTCGCTCTCAACCTGTCTAGCAATCAACTTGAG GTCATTCCTGATTCAATTGGTGGACTAGAAAAACTGGAGGAGCTAAACCTTTCAAACAACCTTTTGGTGTCACTACCAGATTCCATTGGATTATTGATTAATCTGAAAATCCTTAATGTGTCAGCTAATAAGCTATCAGCCTTACCTGATAGCATCTCCCATTGCAG ATCATTGGTGGAGCTAGATGCAAGTTTCAATTCTCTGGGATACTTGCCCACAAATATGGGGTATGAACTGGTGAATTTGCAAAGGCTTTCAGTCCATCTCAATAAGCTCCGTTCTGTTCCAACTTCCATTTGTGAGATGAAGTCTTTGCGCCAACTTGATGTCCACTTCAATGAACTCCGTGGTCTGCCTCAAGCCATCGGGAGATTGACGAATCTTGAGATTCTGAATCTCAGCAACAATTTCAGTGACCTGACGGAGCTTCCTGAGACATTTGGTGATCTGATAAATCTCAGCGAACTTGATCTCAGCAACAACCAAATCCATGCTCTTCCCGATACATTTGGTCAGTTGGCCAAGTTAACTAAGCTCAACTTGGAAATGAATCCACTGGTCCTTCCACCAGCGGAAGTAGTGAATAAAGGAATTGATGCTGTCAAGGTGTTTATGGCAAAGAGGAAGCTTGACATGCTATTAGAGGAAGAACATAGGAGTGCAGAGGAAGCAAACAACCAAGGGCAGAATGGGTGGTTGACTCGCAGCACCTCATGGTTGAATAACTTTGTTACTGGATATTTTGTGGCTGGTACAAGCTCACCAAGAGACCCATATCTGGACCAGCAGTTATGA
- the LOC122059502 gene encoding protein MAK16 homolog A-like isoform X1, whose translation MQNDEVIWQVIRHNNNCSFMVKIPTGIFCRNPYNVTGICNRSSCPLANSRYATIRDHDGIFYLYMKTTERAHKPDELWEREKLPRNYEKALEIVDKHLMYWPKFLVHKTKQRLTKMTQMQIRMRKLALKMSEKIMTTPRKEMNREARREEKAEKAAVLDKEPEVEYVEGYDELEEEEDMEDFGGLAIDETLKGDDYGAMDEYDEDMDTVQQKRARTGLGSAKLGYKIEKEGKGTC comes from the exons ATGCAGAACGATGAAGTCATTTGGCAAGTCATCAGACACAACAATAACTGCAGTTTCATGGTAAA AATCCCAACGGGGATTTTCTGTCGCAACCCTTATAACGTGACTGGTATTTGCAATCGAAGCTCTTGCCCGCTCGCCAACAGTCGCTATGCCACCATCCGAGATCACGATG GGATCTTTTATTTGTATATGAAAACTACAGAAAGGGCTCATAAGCCTGATGAATTATGGGAAAGAGAAAAGTTGCCCAGAAATTATGAGAAGGCACTTGAAATCGTTGACAAGCATCTG ATGTATTGGCCTAAGTTTCTTGTACACAAAACAAAGCAGCGGCTCACAAAAATGACTCAAATGCAGATACGCATGAGAAAGCTTGCATTGAAAATGAG TGAAAAGATAATGACAACACCAAGAAAAGAGATGAACAGAGAGGCTAGGAGAGAGGAAAAAGCTGAAAAGGCTGCAGTTTTGGATAAG GAACCTGAAGTAGAATATGTTGAAGGGTATGATGAacttgaagaggaagaagatatggAAGATTTTGGTGGTCTTGCAATTGATGAGACTCTCAAGGGTGATGACTATG GTGCCATGGATGAATATGATGAAGATATGGATACAGTTCAGCAAAAGAGAGCGAGGACAGGCTTAGGATCTGCGAAGCTTGGatacaaaattgaaaaagaaggCAAGGGTACTTGTTGA
- the LOC122059502 gene encoding protein MAK16 homolog isoform X2, translating to MQNDEVIWQVIRHNNNCSFMVKIPTGIFCRNPYNVTGICNRSSCPLANSRYATIRDHDERAHKPDELWEREKLPRNYEKALEIVDKHLMYWPKFLVHKTKQRLTKMTQMQIRMRKLALKMSEKIMTTPRKEMNREARREEKAEKAAVLDKEPEVEYVEGYDELEEEEDMEDFGGLAIDETLKGDDYGAMDEYDEDMDTVQQKRARTGLGSAKLGYKIEKEGKGTC from the exons ATGCAGAACGATGAAGTCATTTGGCAAGTCATCAGACACAACAATAACTGCAGTTTCATGGTAAA AATCCCAACGGGGATTTTCTGTCGCAACCCTTATAACGTGACTGGTATTTGCAATCGAAGCTCTTGCCCGCTCGCCAACAGTCGCTATGCCACCATCCGAGATCACGATG AAAGGGCTCATAAGCCTGATGAATTATGGGAAAGAGAAAAGTTGCCCAGAAATTATGAGAAGGCACTTGAAATCGTTGACAAGCATCTG ATGTATTGGCCTAAGTTTCTTGTACACAAAACAAAGCAGCGGCTCACAAAAATGACTCAAATGCAGATACGCATGAGAAAGCTTGCATTGAAAATGAG TGAAAAGATAATGACAACACCAAGAAAAGAGATGAACAGAGAGGCTAGGAGAGAGGAAAAAGCTGAAAAGGCTGCAGTTTTGGATAAG GAACCTGAAGTAGAATATGTTGAAGGGTATGATGAacttgaagaggaagaagatatggAAGATTTTGGTGGTCTTGCAATTGATGAGACTCTCAAGGGTGATGACTATG GTGCCATGGATGAATATGATGAAGATATGGATACAGTTCAGCAAAAGAGAGCGAGGACAGGCTTAGGATCTGCGAAGCTTGGatacaaaattgaaaaagaaggCAAGGGTACTTGTTGA
- the LOC122059502 gene encoding protein MAK16 homolog B-like isoform X3: protein MKTTERAHKPDELWEREKLPRNYEKALEIVDKHLMYWPKFLVHKTKQRLTKMTQMQIRMRKLALKMSEKIMTTPRKEMNREARREEKAEKAAVLDKEPEVEYVEGYDELEEEEDMEDFGGLAIDETLKGDDYGAMDEYDEDMDTVQQKRARTGLGSAKLGYKIEKEGKGTC, encoded by the exons ATGAAAACTACAGAAAGGGCTCATAAGCCTGATGAATTATGGGAAAGAGAAAAGTTGCCCAGAAATTATGAGAAGGCACTTGAAATCGTTGACAAGCATCTG ATGTATTGGCCTAAGTTTCTTGTACACAAAACAAAGCAGCGGCTCACAAAAATGACTCAAATGCAGATACGCATGAGAAAGCTTGCATTGAAAATGAG TGAAAAGATAATGACAACACCAAGAAAAGAGATGAACAGAGAGGCTAGGAGAGAGGAAAAAGCTGAAAAGGCTGCAGTTTTGGATAAG GAACCTGAAGTAGAATATGTTGAAGGGTATGATGAacttgaagaggaagaagatatggAAGATTTTGGTGGTCTTGCAATTGATGAGACTCTCAAGGGTGATGACTATG GTGCCATGGATGAATATGATGAAGATATGGATACAGTTCAGCAAAAGAGAGCGAGGACAGGCTTAGGATCTGCGAAGCTTGGatacaaaattgaaaaagaaggCAAGGGTACTTGTTGA
- the LOC122057504 gene encoding cytidine deaminase 1-like, with product MEQNQFVIEAAEVESMAKESGLSVLQLLPCLVKSAQKLARPPISKYHVGAVGLGSNGRIFLGVNLEFSGLPLHHSIHAEQFLVTNAAIHGETELKYIAVSAAPCGHCRQFLQEIRGASEIKILVTSTENDGEDHQVDEDKTLSFRLLSTFLPHRFGPYDLLDKDVPLLLEPHHNALVFIDDDGDYPHHSHENGNIISNGDGDVADHQNELKCAALEAANQSHAPYSGCPSGVALMDVEGKIYKGSYRESAAYNPSLGPVQAALVEYVAAGGGGGYDRIVAGALVEKEGAVVVQAGTAQLLLQSILPRCDFRVFRCKASSSYNCKKPSS from the coding sequence ATGGAGCAAAATCAATTCGTGATTGAAGCAGCAGAAGTGGAATCAATGGCGAAAGAGTCAGGCCTATCTGTTCTGCAACTCCTTCCATGCCTCGTGAAATCAGCGCAGAAACTGGCCAGGCCCCCAATTTCTAAGTACCATGTTGGAGCCGTTGGTTTAGGTTCTAATGGACGGATCTTCCTGGGCGTAAACCTTGAGTTCTCTGGTCTTCCCCTGCATCACTCCATCCACGCGGAGCAGTTCCTGGTAACCAACGCCGCCATCCATGGCGAGACTGAATTGAAATACATCGCCGTCTCAGCCGCCCCATGTGGCCATTGCCGACAGTTCTTGCAAGAGATTCGTGGTGCCTCTGAGATCAAGATCCTCGTCACCTCCACCGAGAACGACGGAGAAGACCATCAAGTAGACGAAGACAAAACCCTCTCCTTCAGACTTCTCTCTACCTTCCTCCCTCATCGATTCGGCCCCTATGATCTCCTCGACAAGGATGTCCCCTTGCTCTTAGAGCCACACCACAACGCTCTCGTTTTCATCGACGACGACGGCGATTACCCCCATCACAGCCACGAAAACGGAAACATCATCAGCAACGGCGACGGCGATGTTGCAGATCACCAGAATGAGTTGAAATGCGCAGCCCTGGAGGCGGCCAACCAATCACATGCTCCCTACAGTGGTTGCCCATCTGGGGTTGCGCTAATGGACGTAGAGGGGAAGATCTATAAAGGGTCATACAGAGAATCAGCAGCATATAACCCAAGCTTGGGGCCAGTACAGGCGGCGCTGGTGGAGTATGTGGCGGCCGGAGGCGGAGGTGGGTATGATAGGATCGTGGCAGGGGCTTTGGTGGAGAAGGAAGGAGCTGTGGTGGTTCAAGCTGGCACGGCACAGCTTCTGCTGCAATCCATTTTGCCCAGATGTGATTTTCGTGTGTTTCGTTgtaaagcttcttcttcttacaaTTGTAAAAAGCCATCTTcatag